The Streptomyces camelliae genome window below encodes:
- a CDS encoding vWA domain-containing protein produces the protein MAAIGLRTVEETAPALVSLYKSAGVSLRKHGLDRLRAAVYLVVDHSGSMRPYYQDGSVQTLADRVLGLSAHLDDDGRVPVVFFSTDVDAVTDIALDRHEGSVERIVAGLGHMGRTSYHLAMDAVIDHYLDSGATAPALVVFQTDGGPLSRPAAERYLCKAAKLPLFWQFVGFGDPDSRQFDFLRKLDELPVPGARIVDNAGFFHAGQDPRRMSDTELYDRLVGEFPQWLTAARAAGIVRPPA, from the coding sequence ATGGCCGCGATCGGTCTGCGCACGGTGGAGGAGACCGCGCCCGCGCTGGTCAGCCTGTACAAGAGCGCCGGGGTGTCCCTGCGCAAGCACGGCCTGGACAGGCTGCGCGCCGCCGTCTATCTCGTGGTCGACCACTCCGGCTCCATGCGGCCGTACTACCAGGACGGCAGCGTGCAGACGCTCGCGGACCGGGTGCTGGGGCTGTCCGCGCACCTGGACGACGACGGGCGGGTGCCGGTGGTGTTCTTCTCCACGGACGTCGACGCGGTCACCGACATCGCCCTCGACCGGCACGAGGGCAGCGTCGAGCGGATCGTGGCCGGGCTCGGGCACATGGGCAGGACCAGCTATCACCTGGCGATGGACGCCGTCATCGACCACTACCTGGACAGCGGCGCCACCGCCCCCGCCCTGGTCGTCTTCCAGACCGACGGCGGCCCCCTCAGCAGGCCCGCCGCCGAGCGCTATCTGTGCAAGGCGGCGAAACTCCCGCTGTTCTGGCAGTTCGTCGGCTTCGGCGACCCGGACAGCCGGCAGTTCGACTTCCTGCGGAAGCTGGACGAGCTGCCCGTGCCCGGCGCACGGATCGTGGACAACGCCGGCTTCTTCCACGCCGGCCAGGACCCCCGGCGCATGTCCGACACCGAGCTGTACGACCGGCTCGTCGGCGAGTTCCCGCAGTGGCTCACCGCCGCACGCGCCGCCGGGATCGTACGGCCGCCCGCCTGA